In the Arachis hypogaea cultivar Tifrunner chromosome 20, arahy.Tifrunner.gnm2.J5K5, whole genome shotgun sequence genome, tcaaatttttggtacatgagtatgggaatcatacaaaagtgggaattttgggtagctaggcatgaattagaatatatagagtgtatgtatgttagtTGAGAGcttggttagtcaaagattcaatttttagctcacttagccatatatataccctcacccttaccttagccccattacaaccttgaaaagacctcatgatgtctgcattggtacattaaatttttgttgattggttagctgaagaataaagttttagaaagcatgactagagaagagtagagtgattaaccctagacacttgagagattagagtgatatacactaccagtaagggttcagtgcttaattcaatattccctgctttcatgagctatcttcttacaagtttacttgctttttattgtatgatttgaattagtgaaatctgatttatgtttgtcttgaagagcttatttacttttaaccaagtaggtagaaacattttgcatgtagttgcattcattcataggttgcatttcatacattctatcattcctcttcattctttatagcttctcttgagcttagcatgaggacatgctaatgtttaagtgtggggaagttgataaaccactatttcatgatttatcttgtgctcaattgagtggtttttatcaactctttacccacttattcatactatttgcatggttttacatttgccttcctaattatgtgctttgattgaaaacatgcttctttggccttaagtttcctatgtttaatcctctcttattaccattagatgtcttgatatgtgtgttaagtgatttcagagattacagggcaggaatgactcagaggatggaaaggaagcatgcaaaaatggaagaaatacaagaagttggagaaactgctaagctgtccagcctgacctcttcgcactcaaacggctataactttagctacataggtccaaacgacgcggtttcagttgcgttagaaagctaatgtCTGggactttgatttgatatataatttgccatagctgcccgacgccaggtgacgcgaacgcgtggatcacgtggacgcgtgacctggcaggaacgcaacccgcgcGGACGAGTGGacaacgcctccgcgtcacttttctgcgacctgtacgtaccagaatacgctgggggcgatttctgggctgtttttgatccagtttgcagcccagaaaacacatattagaggctataaagtgggggaatgcatccattcataagaaggctcaaaaaaattcacaattttaggatttagatgtagtttctagagagagaggttctctcctctctcttaggattaggatttaggacttctcttagttttaggagtgactctcaatcccaggttcaatgttcttttaatttatatttatctcttacgttcagatattttaatgcttatattagttatgttgcctatttggcttatgctacattcatgttatgattttcttaattaatattatttgaggtatttctgatttatgattgctttcttttatttatataaataatttagatttttccttttggctttggttgattaattggtgactcttgagttatcaaactcattgttgattgaaaattagaattcttcaagaattaattcgagttccaataactctagcctttcccaaggaaagactaggactcgaGGAAtcgaaattaattcatccacttaacttaccttcatagttagaggttaacaaagtgggagaaaaatccaattctcatcacaattgataaggataactagaataggacttccagttcttcataccttgccaaaagtttatttttattattattttatctttcttgtcattcaactaactttttaccttaatccaaaaccctaaaacacactttttcataaccaataataagaacacctccctgcaattccttgagaagacgacccgaggtttaaatactcggttatcaatttcaaaggggtttgttacttgtgacaaccaaaaacgtttgtacgaagggatttctgttggtttagagactatatctacaatgcgactatttttataaaattctttactgtcaaaaatcccaacgtcagtcTCCCGGTTTGATGCCTTCTCTATATTTCTAAAATTTCCCAAATTTTATTCTCAATATAAGTAAAATCTAGGGGAATTTTTTTTGGAATCAATTAAACACAAAAGACCCATGACTTACACACATTGGAGCTTTTTTTTGTACTTCTAATTTAAAACCAATCTGCATATAGTTTTATTTCCCCCCTAAAAACATGATATCATTAACATAGCAGGCTTTGTTTCTATCTAGTGATAGCATGCAACAATTATTTTACAATTTGCTTCTTTATTGAATTGTCGTTTGGTCTCTTATGATGCAGGAGACATAGAGGAAAGGAAGATTGGCATTGATTCAAACAATGACATGCATTTCGAGCGTAAAGTAAGAACCTTGCCCCATTAATTCTTACATGGGATCAGTAGTTTTAGAGAAGCTATTGATATTTCATCCTTGAACATCAAGAGGATTTTAATCCATCAAGCATAGAATATCTAACCAGTATACCATTTTTTCTCGTCCTTAGAATAATTCTGTTGCCTACTACAACACCAATATGAGCATTGCAGGGTTGGATAGGTAAAGGATTAAGAATAATATATCACCAGAAAAAAGGAAGCAAATTTTCCCTTGTATTTTATAAGAAAAATGTGTTTGGCTTGCTAACGCTTGGCTGCGATTGCTTTCTGGTTGCTGATTAGTCAAATGTTTTTGCATAGGAATCTGTTTATCGAATTTTGAATCTGTCATCAGATTCTGAGTCGTGCCTTGATCGTAGCCCCAAAAAGGAAATTCGTAACAATCAGGTGGAAAGCTTCTCAGCAACAAATACCTCAATTGATTAGTGAAGAAGCTAAGGATAAAATTATCCTTGGCAATGATGGAAAGTCTCCATGCAGAAAGGGTTCAAAAGGAAAGTCTTCTCAGAAACCAATTCAggtagaagaagatcattcaccaGTGAAAGGGAAGAAAACAAAGGGCAGTGCAAAGGAGAGAGGTATGAAATGGGTTAGTATGGGAATATAAGTTGTAAGATATCACTCCattctctttttatggatttctgaccatatgcttgtggtatcTACAAATGGGACAGGTAGTGGTGGAGATCTGGAGGCTGAGGAGGAAGAAACTTGTGAAAAGCTCATTAAGACAAATGTAAGAATGactacaataattaattaattataatgacTCACCACACTCCCATGACTTTGAAACTGAAATAAGTAATAGCCATCATAAGCTATCTTGTTATCTAGTCCAGCATCCTGATTTTGCGTGCTATTTATAATTTGCAGGTCTCCTCTTCAAGGCTGCCTTTTGGTGCTTTCTGAGAAAGTTCAACACACAAAGGTTGGATAGCAACTATATGTTATGGATTTTTCTTTGTTGTATGTTGTGTTTTGTAATTGGAAGGGCCATGTTGTTATGTTCTCTTCTTAATTCATGAGAATGGAAAGGGTACCTGAGGAGGAGCTTTGGTTTTGCAGGCTCTTGTTGAGTGCCAAGGTGACTCCATAGATCTCAGTGGTGATGTGGGAGCTGTAGGCCGGGTTATAATTTCAGATTCTGCATCCAGAGATCAGGAAATGCAGTTAGACTTGAAAGGTACTTTTTGTTTTAGCTCATATATTTTCTGATTTCTAAGGAAATCAGTGTGTTTCATCAATATGAAGACAtggacaaatatttttttaatcacaataTTGTAGCATGAGTATGTGAAGAAAAACAGTACAGTTTAGTAATGTTGACTTACTTCTTAAGGCAAAATTATTACGTGTGGAGTTCCCAAAATACAAAAGGACTCATACTTCGTATTTTAAAAATAGGAATATCGGAATCATAAGCACagtactttcttttcttcttaatgacatattgtatttttttatttaaataaacatgATCATAAATATTACCTCAGTTTTTAgcttaaaaaaagagaaaaaaaaaaaggaaaaaacatcTCGTCATATATTTTCATTCCTTACCTAAGTTATATGCCTTTATAATATGTTCATTATAAGTATATTCCGTTTTCTGTGTTAGTTTTAGGCAGTGACAAACTATATCTGATTGTTTGTATTGTTGGCATCATTTCAGAAACTATATACAAAACATCTATAGTTCCTTGCCGGACATTTTGTGTGGTAAGTAATTAAGTTGGATGTAATctgcatttaaaatttttatttataatgtcCTTGTGGCTAGTTACCTTCATGATCGAGTTATATCAAACCTTTCCTGCTCGTATTTTTCAAATACTGATACGAGCTTGTTATTTGTTCAGGTTAGCTTTGGACAGTCCGAGGTAAAGGTCTGTTGATTATCTGATATTTTCGTATTTACTCGCATATTGAAAATTGTTTGACGCAATTACTACTATCCTAAGTTATAAATCTGTATTCATCGTCAaggtttctcttctactttttatttatgttattcatCAGTATCATCCCTGACAAGGATTATGATAAATATTTGCTGTCATTATGTTTAATTGATATTTTGATGCTATTCTTAATATTTCTTCATCAGATAGAGGCCATTATGAATGACTTCATACAGTTGGAGCCACAATCTAATGTATATGAAGCTGAAACTATGGTTGAAGGTTATTTGCATCTACCAAATTGAGGCTTTTATTTCTGGTAGTTTTTCCTTTATATTATGAATAAACTCCTTTACTCATATCTTAACCTTTCATATGAGAAGGGACACTAGATGGTTTTGCCTTTGATTCAGATGAGGAAGCTGGCAAGATGCCGAAGGGCACCCAAACTGATCAAAATGAGCATGCTAAGGAACAAACTCACAGTAAATCCAAAGGGAAGGGTGACAAGAAAATAGTAAGTTCCTATAAAGTTTTCTTGGTTTCAGATTCTCCCTTTATAAATGAAAATGCTGCTGCATACATACTAAATTGTATAAGATTTGGATACAGGGTGCTGAAAAGAAAAGAGGTAGAAGTACTGGAGGAAAACCACAACCTAAGACAGTAAAGAAAATAGCTCCAAAAAAAGCTCCAAATTCTAAGAAGGCAAAGACGAAGAATTGAGTCGAAGAAGTGTTCCATTGTATATGTTGTAAACCTAtactcaatccttgggttaaaagTACTAGTTGATGAAATACTTTGCCCATGTCAGAGATAATAACATTAAAACAGCTGCCATTGGAGGTCTTATCAACAAATCCACCCCAGAAGAATTGGATACTTTTATGATTGGTGAATGAGTTCTTATCAAATCCTTCTTACATGTTCCTGTTTCCATAATACTCACATTGTAGTTTCTTTTCCATTGAATTATTATTTGTTATCTCTGCTTTTAGTTTACTTGTATTAGCTGgctaatataatttttgaaatattacTTTGTTAACTAAATTTCTGCCAAACATGGGAGAATGAATTTCAAGATTCTAATTTTCCTGATTACATTGACTATGCTTGTTCCCCTCCAAAGAATGTCTTGCAAGATTGTAAATCTTGTTCGCTAATTGCTAATATTATTCTTGCTTGTTCATTTCAATCTCACAAGCAGGGATTCTTTTCTCCCTCTTTTGAGAAGCACTCCTGGAGTTTCTTGTCATTCCATATCAATAATGTTCGTGTCTTAGAAACACTGAGAAAGAAGATCGAGAATCAAGAGAACGATAGGCGCTGGTAAGGGCAAGAGAGTATTTGATGAGGAAGTAACTTGCTTACGCTTGGGATGTCTAGGTGGTGgtgtatgattttggtttttcatCCTGTGTTGTAAATTGTATTGTAAAATTTTAGTTATTGGATGGGTTTATCATGAAAATGTGGCAATAAACAAAAAGAGAAGGGAAACAAATCACAGTTGTGGAAGATGATGCATAGTTGTAAACCTATAGGGACAAAAAACAATCTCATATTCACTAGCTTTGCAAGTGAAAGTTCTGGTTCCATCATCAAATGCATAACTATAAGCTCTAGGACACGCCTTCTTGAAGATAGTTGAATAAAATGTAGGCTGGCAACTCTTTGGGTTAGCATATTGTCCAGTGCAGCAGTACCGATCCGACTTGAATGCCTCACAAGCACTTCTGCACCCTACTACACCACGCTGGTTTTCGTCTTCACCGAGCACTTGAAGTTCTCTAGGGCAACCTATACCAttgcatttttttataattctataAGGTACATGTTAGCTTTCAGCTGtatagtttattttctttatgtACTTTTGAACTCTTACCTCTGTTGATATCAGTCACGCATCATGTAGCATTACAGGCTCCACCAGATACACCTCGTGGTAGAGCCACTAACGGCAAATTGTAGCCATCTACCATGCTGACATCGTAGAAATCTTTGTCCATTGGCTCCGTCGAGTGTTATCTCAAACAGTGAGGTAGGAGGTGCAGCACCATTTCCATCACATTCCAGTTTTCCCCCACAGTCACCAGTTAGGCATTTGCCAGCACCTGTGACATCAAATTTGCAACCCGTCCTTGCCCATATTCGTCCCGACCATCCTGGTACCGTGGTTAGTCTGACACTTTGGCCTGAGTCCAACTGGAATCAGTCGTTGATAGTTTAGGGCTCcctgaaccagcaagtgtaccaggCTATATAGTATGAGGGCAGTTGTTGATTATGGTGAATGTGTAAGAGAAAGTGTTAGAGAAAAATGTAAAGAGAATAAGAAAACTAGGCCAGGGTGCCATAGTTGTGTATTTGAAGGATTATATTTGGTAGTAAAAGTTGAGACCTAAGGGGGTACCTAGAGGGGATTGGTGCGAGAAAGGGAGTAGTCAATGCCCCCAGATTTGATATATATAAGGATGTTGAAAGAGGTAATTGTATGGTATTACCGTATCCGTGATGCAATGTAGAACTAAACCGTTACGTTGCTTAAACCAATATTATGGATTTCGCATTTCTTTTATTGTGGATGGCCTCTGTTGGAAGCAATTCTTTGCTTTTGCTGTTGCATGGgaaattttacaaacttttggAAATCATGTCCTCGTAGAATCGTGTATAGAACTCCCTAGGTAGGTTGAGCCTTGTAAGAATTTGCATGGATTATTCGATGTGTTTCCAAGTCCAAAGGTAGAAATAAAACTTTGACTTTTACCAAGGTCTTAAGTGAAGCAAAATTACTTTTCAATGGTGAAAATAGAAATTGACCTCAACCTCCCTTAACCTCGAGTATGCAAATTAAGCAATTATGCACCGCGAAGACTAAGGCTGCGAGAGAATCCTCCCTGAGACGATcttgtatattttaaatttttcgagaAAATTTGGAGTTTTGGTGGTAAATTTTGCGCAAACttattataaacaaatttaaaagcTTGCCTGGAAGAAATCTATTTTTCTAAGTGATATTTGATtgagaagtaaaaataaaatgagaatttttatgaatttattttgtATGTAATTTTATCTATTAAATTTAGGACAAGTTACATAATTAAAATGAATTggtttagaatttatctaatTGCAACTTTTTGGAGGACATGTTTGCAATTTCTTTTACTCTTTGTAAACCGCTACTACCTGCAGCGATTTTAATTTAAACGTAATCCGCTACAGACTAGCGCGGATTACATAGAAAAAGATGTTGAGTATTGGTATGCGCGTAATGGGAGGCTCTAGTGGTCTATGTAAATCTGGTTTCTTtataaatacaaaagcaaggcaattgaaaagaagtggagataTTCAGAGATCCAATTAatagaacataaattaaaatactatttttgacaattTAAGGTAAAAAGAGGATTTACTAAATAGATAAAAATTGTATTAGATGCAAATAGGGGTCAATGTGAATCAAATcatcaaaattttgatttaatctACGCTAAAATCATCGGATCAGATCCATTATCTACGGTTTTTTTAGTTTGGATCTGATCCACACATTTGTAACTCGGAtatatttacaaaatataaaatattttaaaaaatttatttttattaaaaaattaataaaatttctttttttttcactcttttaactcctaaaatattattaaatatactttttttaaataataaaaataaaataatacaacatatgtgataattattagttaaaataaaacataaaaagaatatttacctATTTATTTATATTCTGTGGATTCTTAGAATATACAAAAATTTACCTGAAATTCACAATTTGATCGTATGAATGTGCGAATGAGATCTGATCTCATATTAATATACACACAGATAAAAATAAAGTCAAACAGATTAGGTAAAAAAAGAAGTATTGTATAATAGTGATATATTTGTGCATGTCTTTtgcgataaaaaaaatttacaaataaatgaaatataaaataatttgcttaaatattttataataattttattattattttttttaaaatatacatatttAGTGTAGAATGATAAACATCATTATAATAGTTAGTTACTTTGTTTATTCAAGCTCCATATAAATCATCATCACAAGAtaattatttagtattatttCTTAACTCACTATAATttgacataataataataataataataataataataataataataataataataataatagtaatttaTTTTCTGATTATGTTactaattctaattttcaattagaattattttattatttcaaacatTCTTATATCTTAATTGCTTGTTATACCAATATATGTCACATGTagtgtgcatatatatataataattaactaattttaatagtgATAAGTTGATTTAAAATAGAATTAGTCAATTTAATCTTACTATTTATATTTATAGTGGAAGAAGATCCAAATGTCAATTCCGTCACATCTAGAGATTATCAAAAATTTTACACATTAGAATCTACCTGAGAATAACCAGCTTCACGTAAACTGTTAGAGTCTCCCACAGATTGTACATACCAATGTTTTTTCATAAACCGCTATAGCTAGTAGCGATTTCTGCTTAACACATTCTCTTACATAATTCGTCCTAACATGTAGCGGATTACGTTCAAGTTAAACCCCTATAGTCAATAGCAATttatatagaataaaaaaaattgcaaacaTCTCTTAGATTTCAAAAAGTTGCAATTGGATAAATTTCAAATCAATTCATTTTAATTATGTAACTTGTCCTTAAATTTATTCATGAAACAAATTATATGCCATTCCAAAGCAAATGTTCAAAATCCATCAAGATATTAAATAAGATTTGCAAAACCAAAGTACCAATAAGCTCTcgtagctcagttggttagagcacCCGTTTAGTAAGTGGGAGGTTTTGAGTTCGACTCTCAACAAGAGTAATTTTTCCTATCTTTGGTCTATGATGGATTCAATATTTGTTATTTAGGTATACCTTTTTGCTTTTTTAGATTTATTCTGAATGGCAACTTGCTTTGGCTTCCTTggcttaataaattttttatctttataacACAAGAATAATTtgtatacacaagtgaaactcAACTGTTCTAAATGTTCCACTAATTAACATTAATGGTTTGTTGCAAAAATGATAAGAGTAAAAGCAACAGCCATGGTTACCATTACAAATTTATggcatcaaattttcaaaatacaTAATATCATTCAATACAAAGTTGAATTTGCCCAGACGACAATGAAAAACTTCAAGAAAATATCCTAAGGCTCAAATACAGGGTAAATCTTTTCCAATACTCAAATGTACAGAGAAAATGCAAGTTTGATATATACAATGTGCTCATACTTGCAAATAACTAGGTCTGCATTGATCAAGTCCTCTTTTCGCCCAATAAATGTCACACCCAATAGATGATAATCTGACTTGGGGGGATGAAGAAATGTGGTCTCATTTAACATGTAACTGGGTCTATACTTTCCAAGTTTTCAAATCTTAACAGATTCATTAAAACTTGCAAAGCGAGGACATCGTAACCATCTGTCTGTCACTTCCTATCTGGAGCACCTGTGGAATCTCAAGATTCTTCACAACCCCATAACCATCCTCCTACCCAAACTCCAGTAGATGCAAACTTTAGCATAAATGGCAATGCTTGTTCCTACATCTAGAAAATAAGCAGATAGGTATCAATATTTCATTTTCTAGTATAAACCAATTCTATATTTATCTGCAATACAAATGTTTATAAAGCTCCTTGATAGTACATGCTTCTGAACCTGCACAAGTTACATTAAACTCAAACAGCCAGCAATTAATCAGAGGATGTAAAGAAAAGATAATAGaatgataattttaaaaatgtaaGCTATTTCATCTCTTGTGAGTCTGCAAAAGTAGGAAGACATTcaggaaggaaaaaaaagaatAGTGTTTTTCACATACTTCATACTTGACTATTTTGAGCATATAAGGAACCTTACCTGCATTGATCAAGGTTATCAAAATAACCCTGATTAGAATTATCAGCCTAATGGACATGACTGCCAATGGTGCACTATTCTAATGGAATTAAGATAAATAAGATCTAAAATAAAATAGTGCAACTCACAGCAGTAGTATTAGTAATTAACACACCAACTCTTGGAAAGTTATGCATTGCAATTAGATATTTGCTAGAAACTACAAAACAGCCAGCTAGAAAAGGGTTACAGTTAAGAAAATTGATGAATGCTGATACATAGTACATCATTTCAGGTCCTAAATCAAATCCAGGCATCATAAAGTCTGAGTTTCATCTTGTAGCTAAATGTCTGCTTCCCAACAAGGTGAGCAAGAAACTAAAGTCATCTGAATACTAAACAGTCAAGCTACTTTTAAGTGCCACATTACATTATTACTGGAAATATAAGGAGTTCTCAAAGTAGATGGACATACATGTTGTCCACCAATAGGTAGTCCATTTATTCAAGTGCTGTTATTGATACTCATCTGATagtaaaagggaaaaagaaaaaaagatccaaaaaagaagGAAATATATATCTAGCTCATATCCATGCCATCTCCAACTTGGCTGCAGATAGGACTGACAGCAGAAAAAGATCTCTCGAAAGGAGAAGTATGGAATTGTGTATCTCGTCTACGCTTAAAACCACAGCCATCAGAAGATGAATTTTCTGCATCGAGCTTTCTTCGAACACCCCTCACTGCTTGTTCCTCTGCTGGTGTAAGGGGGAAAATTTGACCACTTGCTCTACAAAGCGAGCTGTGGTTATCATACAAAATTCTCTGGTTACAGTTTTTATCACAGATGTGAGTTAGCCCTGTTAGCCTGCAGCGATACATGTTCCCGCAAACATTTTCGTTTTCACATTTCCAGTCGCACTTATGCACAGGATTTGGTCCATCACGGCCCAAAATACTCGACATATAAATAACATTTGCAGGAGCTGCAACCATAGATTTGCCATATACCTCCATTCCTTTAGTGGAAATAACCTCTTAAGAACtcttccacacttcaacttcaaTGCCTTGCCCAAATCCTCTGCAGGTCACACAGCCACCACAACAACACAGATTTCAGTCATACTCAAGTGGGAAAGATACCTAAGGATTTACACTTTCCAATAAGTAACCTTTAATTATCCCGTTTAGTGATTTCACTTAACCTTTTCTTCTACAAGGACTTTCAATAATCTATTATTCCTATTCTTCTACATTTGAAAAATAAtggaattcaactcaaagtcctATCACCTATCACAATAGAAAGATCGAGTTTCAAAAACAGAACGGATTATTATAAAACCTAAATCTAGAATCCGACTTTAGTAATTATTGTTTAATTAGATCATTAGATgacaaataatattaaaatggAGAGctttcataattaattaattatatacggAGAAGACAGATCTAAACCGTGAAAATGTTGAAATCCTAAACAATGGATAACACGGTAATTAGCACGCGCTCTATTAAGAATCCAACATGCCATCACCTTCAAAACCAAACAATTCAGCACCCGCTAATACAAGCGTATATTAATCTTACTTTCTCGTTCTAACAAATGCATGCTGCATGCTTAATTATTACACCATAACAATAACGCGCATGGAaataacatgaattaaattaattgCACCAACCTAatcacagagagagggagagaaagagagagagagaaagagagcagAGGAAAATTTCACTCACATGCTCTTTCTTCAGCTATAGAGTCTTCTTCCTCTTTAGTGCCTATAAAGAACAAAGAACAAACCTAAAATCTCACTCACGCTCTCGGAAGAACCTAAgctaataaagaaagaaagaaagaaagaaagaacgttAAATTAGATAAATGGAAGAAGCGGAAGACTTGTGGGATTACATTTATAGAAACTTGGCGTTGAATAAATGCTCGTAGCTCATTCCGCTTACCTTTACACTTGTGGGGTTGACGCTTCCCATATACGACAAAACTCACGCTAAAATAAAATCCCAAATGCACGTTACTATGATAAATGAAAGATGGACCCAAATGTAATTTTACTTCCTTCAGTGGTCACCTACCACTACAATTTATTTCTGGATAACCTTGCGGAACGTTGGTTTCGCATCGCATTAAACCCATcttcattttaaaattattatttttatttgaataaagaaTATAGAAATCAATCTGTTAAAATTAGtcaacattttttaattttaaaaatttctactttttttttaaaaaaattatgaactatGGAGCTAAATGTTTGGAAAGAAAAAACTACACCAAAATTGTTCTTTAAAGAATGAGTAAAATAAAGTAGATATGATAACTATGACCAAAAACCTTAAATTTATCTGCATAAATATTAatcaaatatcttttttaaaatttagtatttataatttataattcagaattaaaattttattttagaattaaaaattttaaaatataattaatattaatcgaAAAAAATTACTTCTtaacattatttttaaataaataatcaaatacaaaaattttataacatgtgttataaaaatatatgtgaaaattattataattttaaaatatattttaatttaataaatatattagcacttaaattttatatatttttataaaaaaaaattgacgaATAAccttaatacatttttttaaagtCATGTTATTTAAACGATTAATTTAGATCActtaacttttattattatggCTTGTTTGTCACGT is a window encoding:
- the LOC112786069 gene encoding DNA-binding protein BIN4-like isoform X1, producing the protein MSPLQGCLLVLSEKVQHTKALVECQGDSIDLSGDVGAVGRVIISDSASRDQEMQLDLKETIYKTSIVPCRTFCVVSFGQSEVKIEAIMNDFIQLEPQSNVYEAETMVEGTLDGFAFDSDEEAGKMPKGTQTDQNEHAKEQTHSKSKGKGDKKIGAEKKRGRSTGGKPQPKTVKKIAPKKAPNSKKAKTKN
- the LOC112786069 gene encoding DNA-binding protein BIN4-like isoform X2, with translation MSPLQGCLLVLSEKVQHTKALVECQGDSIDLSGDVGAVGRVIISDSASRDQEMQLDLKETIYKTSIVPCRTFCVVSFGQSEIEAIMNDFIQLEPQSNVYEAETMVEGTLDGFAFDSDEEAGKMPKGTQTDQNEHAKEQTHSKSKGKGDKKIGAEKKRGRSTGGKPQPKTVKKIAPKKAPNSKKAKTKN
- the LOC112783932 gene encoding uncharacterized protein — translated: MEVYGKSMVAAPANVIYMSSILGRDGPNPVHKCDWKCENENVCGNMYRCRLTGLTHICDKNCNQRILYDNHSSLCRASGQIFPLTPAEEQAVRGVRRKLDAENSSSDGCGFKRRRDTQFHTSPFERSFSAVSPICSQVGDGMDMS